In Halalkalicoccus subterraneus, a single genomic region encodes these proteins:
- a CDS encoding molybdopterin-dependent oxidoreductase yields MPRELRPGDEPALDEEFPNLTVLSRSPENAEVATRSDLDGLLTPAGTHYIRNHYPTPETDAEGWTVSLTGLVEGSGETGADADGPAVGIEELREDYPTESVVHTMECSGNGRTFFEPDAEGHSSWSTVCGSTTGRIPRNWTAWRPRIHTSRWRPTSRATPTSSTNSPNR; encoded by the coding sequence ATGCCACGCGAGCTCCGTCCCGGCGACGAGCCGGCACTTGACGAGGAGTTCCCGAACCTCACGGTGCTTTCGCGATCACCCGAGAACGCCGAGGTCGCCACCCGATCGGATCTCGACGGGCTGTTGACGCCAGCGGGGACACACTACATCCGGAACCACTACCCGACGCCCGAAACCGACGCCGAGGGATGGACGGTATCACTGACGGGGCTGGTCGAGGGAAGCGGGGAGACCGGGGCGGACGCCGACGGCCCCGCCGTCGGGATCGAGGAACTGCGCGAGGACTACCCCACCGAGTCGGTCGTTCACACGATGGAGTGTTCGGGCAACGGCCGCACGTTCTTCGAACCCGATGCGGAGGGCCACAGCAGTTGGAGTACCGTCTGCGGTTCGACGACGGGACGGATCCCGAGGAACTGGACTGCGTGGAGACCACGGATACATACGAGCAGATGGCGGCCGACGAGCCGCGCCACGCCTACTTCTTCGACCAACTCCCCAAATCGTTGA
- a CDS encoding Ig-like domain-containing protein, with translation MAADEPRHAYFFDQLPKSLITAPADGATLSADEAVEIEGLAWAGENPVESVELSTDGGGTWVDADLGEQALGRYAWRRFRAEWNPEAGKHRLLARATDTTGRIQPTRVAEPDPEQTEIEDDSYPWNTQGYGNNAHRPLGVSIHVGLDDA, from the coding sequence ATGGCGGCCGACGAGCCGCGCCACGCCTACTTCTTCGACCAACTCCCCAAATCGTTGATCACGGCCCCCGCCGACGGTGCGACCCTGTCGGCGGACGAGGCCGTCGAGATAGAGGGGCTCGCGTGGGCGGGCGAGAACCCCGTCGAGAGCGTCGAACTCTCGACGGATGGCGGCGGGACGTGGGTCGACGCCGACCTCGGGGAGCAAGCGCTCGGGCGCTACGCATGGCGGCGCTTCCGGGCCGAGTGGAACCCTGAGGCGGGCAAGCACCGACTGCTCGCGCGGGCGACCGACACGACGGGACGAATCCAGCCGACGCGGGTCGCCGAACCCGATCCCGAACAGACGGAAATCGAGGACGATAGCTACCCGTGGAACACGCAGGGCTACGGTAACAACGCCCACCGGCCGCTGGGAGTCTCGATACACGTCGGACTCGACGACGCGTAG